Proteins encoded within one genomic window of Mya arenaria isolate MELC-2E11 chromosome 13, ASM2691426v1:
- the LOC128214661 gene encoding uncharacterized protein LOC128214661, whose protein sequence is MASDRESERLFSLRLSRVIGDIGVNRWMIARRRKTYLRREIRINVPAMLRDCNNTNYIFGSQTEATTTAGMESDTDFLHCDNTVCVALDWCYWQHGKYNLLVLKNELTPPQHCYLQRLRSDCPLPSEQLEGPDDVQDVEGRIIVSNTRVKRQDL, encoded by the coding sequence ATGGCTAGTGATAGGGAGAGTGAGAGACTGTTTTCCCTGCGATTGTCCCGGGTGATCGGGGATATCGGAGTCAACAGATGGATGATTGCCAGGAGAAGGAAAACATACCTAAGGAGGGAGATTAGAATAAATGTTCCAGCCATGTTAAGAGATTGCAATAACACTAATTACATATTTGGTAGCCAGACTGAGGCCACAACAACAGCAGGGATGGAATCTGATACTGACTTCTTGCATTGTGATAACACAGTTTGTGTGGCCCTTGACTGGTGTTACTGGCAACATGGAAAATATAACCTGCTGGTGTTAAAGAATGAACTCACTCCTCCTCAACACTGCTACTTGCAGAGACTCAGAAGCGACTGCCCGCTACCGTCAGAACAACTAGAAGGTCCTGATGATGTGCAGGATGTGGAAGGTAGAATTATAGTTTCCAATACAAGGGTTAAACGACAGGACTTATAA
- the LOC128214660 gene encoding uncharacterized protein LOC128214660 has translation MTSDEKFDHVQAYHCDQLPKEFKFMFNRPRPGHWPRPDTLVGARQTGVFLVPQGYTESPSKQTMSRSTAFMVPSKLTSYPYSKWQWRFSTSLMERFLIFDFSPVQVKVYTLTKIIRKTFLKPVFGDRFSTFHIKTAMMFTIENYPLDIWREDNIVQCVSLLLATTKRWLKQKYCPHFTISGVNLFIGKLNNWELSKLCSIISILINTEMQCLFYTRMDNKNLRLLQYSGHQYIPCQNICTKAQT, from the coding sequence ATGACATCTGATGAAAAATTTGACCATGTCCAGGCATACCATTGTGACCAGCTACCGAAGGAATTTAAGTTCATGTTCAACAGACCACGCCCTGGACACTGGCCAAGACCGGACACACTGGTCGGGGCCAGACAGACTGGAGTCTTTCTAGTGCCACAGGGCTACACTGAGAGCCcaagtaaacaaacaatgaGTAGATCTACAGCATTCATGGTCCCATCAAAATTGACCAGTTATCCTTATTCAAAATGGCAGTGGAGGTTTTCAACTTCATTGATGGAacgatttttaatatttgattttagcCCTGTTCAAGTGAAAGTATATACCCTTAcgaaaataataagaaaaacttTTCTAAAACCTGTGTTTGGAGACAGATTCAGCacatttcatatcaaaacaGCGATGATGTTTACAATAGAAAACTATCCTCTTGACATATGGAGGGAAGACAACATTGTGCAATGCGTGAGTTTACTTTTGGCCACAACGAAAAGATGgttgaaacaaaaatactgtCCCCATTTTACAATATCTGGTGTAAATCTTTTTATAGGGAAATTGAATAATTGGGAACTTTCTAAATTATGCAGCATTATTTCAATTCTAATCAACACTGAAATGcagtgtttgttttatactcgAATGGATAATAAAAACTTGCGACTGCTACAATACTCAGGTCATCAGTATATACCGTGTCAGAACATATGTACAAAAGCCCAAACATAA